CCTCGCCGCGGAGCCCGCGGCCGAGGCGGCGGTGCTGGCCACCTGCAACCGCATCGAGCTGTACGCGGACGTGGACAAGTTCCACGCCGGTGTCGCGGAGCTCTCGACGCTGCTCGCACAGCACAGCGGGGTGGGGCTCGAGGAGCTCACTCCGTATCTCTATGTGCACTACGAGGACCGCGCCGTACACCACCTCTTCTCGGTGGCCTGCGGTCTGGACTCCATGGTCGTCGGCGAGGGGCAGATCCTCGGGCAGATCAAGGACGCTCTCGCCCTCGGGCAGGAGCTGCACACCGCGGGCCGGCTGATCAACGACCTGTTCCAGCAGGCCCTCCGCGTCGGCAAGCGCGCGCACAGCGAGACCGGGATCGACCGGGCCGGGCAGTCGCTCGTCACCTTCGGCCTCGAGCAGCTGGCCGCGGGCGCGTCCGTCGAGGCATGGGCCGCGGACAAGCGGGCGCTGGTCATCGGCGCCGGCTCGATGTCCTCACTCGCCGCGACGACGCTGGCGCGCCTCGGTGTACGTGAACTCGTCATCGCGAACCGGACGCTGGAGCGCGCGGAGCGACTGGCCGCGGTGCTGACGGAGCCGGGCGGGGTGAGCGCGCACGCCGTGTCCATGGCCGACGTCGCCGACGAGCTGACACGTGCCGATGTGGCGGTGTCCTGCACCGGTGCGACGGGCCTGGTCCTGACGGCCGAGTCCGTCGCGGCGGCGCTCGCGGAGCACGTGGTACCGGTGGCGGGGGCGGGGAAGGACCTGCGCGCTCCGGACGGCAGTCTGGTGGCCCGCCTCGCCGCGGCCGCGGCGCGCGACGGCCGCCTGGCCGACAAGTCTGCTGCGGGGGGCGCGGACGTGGCGGACCGCGCACCGTCCACCCGGTCCGGCGACCCGTCCGCCTTCGGCGGCGCTGCCGTCGGTGACACCGGGACGCCGGCCGGCCGCGACGCCGCGGTGAACCTCGCCGAGACCGCCGGGGCGTGCCCCGTCGGGCTCGGCGACGGGCTCGGACCCGACGCGCTCGCGCAGCACCAGGTATGGGTCGACAACGCGCCCCGGGACACCCGGGTCGCCGGAGCCCTGCACGAGCGGGGCGCCGCAGCCGCAGCCACCGCCCGCGTCCGGCTCGCCCTGCTCGACCTGGCCATGCCCCGTGACATCGACGGTGCCGTCCACCGGCTCGCCGGCGTACGGCTCGTCGACATCGAATCGCTCGCCGAAGCCTCCGCCGACGCCCCGATGGCCGCCGATGTGGACCAGGTGCGCGGCATCGTCTCCGACGAGGTGGCCGCCTTCGGCGCCGCCCAGCGCGCCGCGCACATCACTCCGACCGTCGTCGCCCTGCGCACCATGGCCGCCGATGTCGTCGCCGGCGAGGTCGCGCGGCTCGAGGGCCGCCTCCCCGACCTGGACGACAAGGAGCGCGCCGAGATCACCCAGACCGTGCGCCGCGTCGTCGACAAGCTCCTGCACGCGCCCACCGTGCGGGTCAAGCAGCTGGCCAGCGAGCCCGGCGGCGCCGGGTACGCGGACGCGCTGCGGACACTCTTCGACCTCGACCCGGAGACGGTCGCCTCCGTCAGCCGGGCCGACCTGAATGACGCCGACGTCAAGAACCGAGGGCGAGTATGACCGAGAGGGCACTGAGGCTCGGGACCAGACGCAGCAAGCTGGCCATGGCCCAGTCCGGACAAGTGGCGCAGGTGGTGCGCCAGTTGACCGGCCGTGCCGTCGAGCTTGTCGAGATCACCACGTACGGGGACACCTCCCGTGAGCATCTCGCGCAGATCGGCGGTACGGGGGTCTTCGTCACCGCACTGCGGGACGCCCTGCTGCGGGGTGACGTCGACTTCGCCGTTCACTCGCTGAAGGACCTGCCCACCGCGCAGCCCGACGACCTGGCGCTGGCGGCCGTGCCGCCGCGCGAGGACCCGCGGGACGTGCTGGTGGCGCGCGATGGACTGACCTTCGACCGGCTGCCGGACGGAGCCAGGATCGGCACCGGTTCGCCGCGCAGGATGGCGCAGCTCAACGCGTACGCGCGCAGCCATGGCATGGCGATCGAGACCGTGCCGATCCGCGGGAATGTCGATACGCGGATCGGATACGTACGCAGCGGGGAGCTGGACGCCGTGGTTCTTGCCGCGGCCGGGCTCAACCGCATCGGCAGGATCGACGAGGTCACCGACTTCCTGGCGGTCGACTTCGTCCTGCCCGCCCCCGGCCAGGGGGCACTGGCGATCGAGTGTGCCGCGGTCAACGCGGACCTCATCGCCGCGCTCGCCGAGCTCGACGACCCGCACACCCGGGCCGCCGTGACCGCCGAGCGTTCCCTGCTCGCCGCCCTGGAGGCCGGCTGCACCGCACCTGTGGGTGCGCTGGCCGACCTGCTGGCCGACGGGCAGGTTGTCACCGAGATGCGCCTGCGCGGCGTCGTCGGCACAACCGACGGCTCGACGCTGGTGCAGCTGTCCACCACCGGTCCCGTACCCACGTCGCACGGCGACGCCATCGCGCTCGGTCGCGAACTGGCGTCCGAGATGCTCGCCAAGGGTGCGGCCGGTCTTATGGGGGAGCGAGCACGTTGAGCCCCACCAACTTTCCGGCCCTTCCTGCACACGGACACGGGCACGTCACCTTCCTCGGCGCCGGACCCGGCGACCCCGGACTGCTGACACTGCGCGCCGTCGAGGCGCTCGCGAGTGCTGAGGTACTGATCGCCGAGCCCGATGTGCTCGACGTGGTACGCAGCCATGCGCGAGCGAGCGTAAGCACGCCTGAACTGACGGTTGTTGACGACGCGTCAACAGCCGCCGGGATCCCCGTCCTCAGGGATGCGGCCAATCTTGTCATGGAGGCCGCGAGGGTCGGCAAGCGGGTCGTCCGCGCAGTCTCCGGCGACCCCGGCCTCGACGGAAACGCAGGTCAGGAGATGCTCGCGTGCGCCGCGGAGGGGATTCCCTTCGAGGTCGTGCCGGGTGTCGCCACGGCGGTGGGCGTGCCCGCGTACGCCGGTGTGCCGTTGCGCGACCCGCAGGGCGCCGACGTCCGTTTCGTGGACGCCCGTAGCGCGAGTGACCGGTGCTGGACCGAGGTCGGCGCGAGCGACGGCACGGTCGTCGTCTCCGCGACGCTGGAGACGGTCGCCGCGGCGGCGGGCGAGCTGGTGGCCGCGGGCCGCAAGCCGGACACGCCGCTGACCGTGACCGTCGCCGGTACGACGACGCGGCAGCGGACGTGGTCCGCGACGCTGGGAACGATCGCGCAGGTCCTGAAGCAGGCGAAGGTACTGCCCTCGCCCGAGGGGCACCGGCCTGTCATAGCCGTGGTGGGTGAGCGCAGCGCCGCCGCCCAGCGGGACCAGCTCTCGTGGTTCGAGTCCAAGCCGCTCTTCGGCTGGAAGGTGCTCGTGCCGCGGACCAAGGAGCAGGCGGCTTCGCTCTCCGACCAACTGCGCAGCTACGGGGCCGTGCCGCACGAGGTGCCGACGATCGCCGTCGAGCCGCCGCGGACGCCCCAGCAGATGGAGCGCGCGGTCAAGGGCCTGGTGACGGGCCGCTACGAGTGGATCGCTTTCACGAGCGTGAATGCCGTGAAGGCGGTGCGGGAGAAGTTCGAGGAGTACGGGCTCGACGCGCGTGCTTTCGCGGGTATCAAGGTCGCGGCGGTGGGCGAGCAGACCGCTGCCGCGCTGGTCGATTTCGGCGTCAAGCCTGATCTTGTGCCGAGCGGGGAGCAGTCGGCCGCCGGTCTGCTCGAGGACTGGCCGCCGTACGACCCGGTCTTCGACCCGATCGACCGGGTCTTCCTGCCGCGTGCGGACATCGCCACCGAGACGCTGGTGGCGGGCCTCATCGAGCTGGGCTGGGAGGTCGACGACGTGACCGCGTACCGGACGGTGCGGGCGTCGCCGCCGCCGGCGGACACGCGTGAGGCCATCAAGGGCGGCGGGTTCGACGCGGTGCTGTTCACGTCGTCGAGCACCGTGCGGAATCTGGTGGGTATAGCCGGCAAGCCGCACAACGTGACCGTGATCGCCTGCATCGGCCCGGCGACCGCCAAGACGGCGGAGGAGCACGGGCTGCGGGTGGACGTGCTGTCGCCGGAACCGTCGGTGCACAAGCTGGCGGAGGCGCTGGCGGACTTCGGCGGGCAGCGCCGGGCGGCGGCGGTGGAGGCGGGCGAGCATGTGACGCGTCCGAGCGAGCGGCGTCCCGGCGGACGGCGGCGGCGGACGACGTAGTTCGGTGCGGGGGCGGGGTGCGGGTCGCCTTCGGGGCGTTTCCCCACCCCGCCCCTTCCTGTAACCGGGGGCAAGCCCCCAGACCCCGGTACGGCCTTCGGCCGTGTCCTCAATCGCCGGACGGGCTGGGTTTCCCGGACATCCCAGCGCCTTCGGCGTTTGAGGAGCGGGGCTTGGGG
This portion of the Streptomyces sp. NBC_01750 genome encodes:
- a CDS encoding glutamyl-tRNA reductase, translated to MSLLVVGLSHRSAPVSVLERASLSADAQIKLLQDTLAAEPAAEAAVLATCNRIELYADVDKFHAGVAELSTLLAQHSGVGLEELTPYLYVHYEDRAVHHLFSVACGLDSMVVGEGQILGQIKDALALGQELHTAGRLINDLFQQALRVGKRAHSETGIDRAGQSLVTFGLEQLAAGASVEAWAADKRALVIGAGSMSSLAATTLARLGVRELVIANRTLERAERLAAVLTEPGGVSAHAVSMADVADELTRADVAVSCTGATGLVLTAESVAAALAEHVVPVAGAGKDLRAPDGSLVARLAAAAARDGRLADKSAAGGADVADRAPSTRSGDPSAFGGAAVGDTGTPAGRDAAVNLAETAGACPVGLGDGLGPDALAQHQVWVDNAPRDTRVAGALHERGAAAAATARVRLALLDLAMPRDIDGAVHRLAGVRLVDIESLAEASADAPMAADVDQVRGIVSDEVAAFGAAQRAAHITPTVVALRTMAADVVAGEVARLEGRLPDLDDKERAEITQTVRRVVDKLLHAPTVRVKQLASEPGGAGYADALRTLFDLDPETVASVSRADLNDADVKNRGRV
- the hemC gene encoding hydroxymethylbilane synthase; the protein is MTERALRLGTRRSKLAMAQSGQVAQVVRQLTGRAVELVEITTYGDTSREHLAQIGGTGVFVTALRDALLRGDVDFAVHSLKDLPTAQPDDLALAAVPPREDPRDVLVARDGLTFDRLPDGARIGTGSPRRMAQLNAYARSHGMAIETVPIRGNVDTRIGYVRSGELDAVVLAAAGLNRIGRIDEVTDFLAVDFVLPAPGQGALAIECAAVNADLIAALAELDDPHTRAAVTAERSLLAALEAGCTAPVGALADLLADGQVVTEMRLRGVVGTTDGSTLVQLSTTGPVPTSHGDAIALGRELASEMLAKGAAGLMGERAR
- a CDS encoding bifunctional uroporphyrinogen-III C-methyltransferase/uroporphyrinogen-III synthase; this translates as MSPTNFPALPAHGHGHVTFLGAGPGDPGLLTLRAVEALASAEVLIAEPDVLDVVRSHARASVSTPELTVVDDASTAAGIPVLRDAANLVMEAARVGKRVVRAVSGDPGLDGNAGQEMLACAAEGIPFEVVPGVATAVGVPAYAGVPLRDPQGADVRFVDARSASDRCWTEVGASDGTVVVSATLETVAAAAGELVAAGRKPDTPLTVTVAGTTTRQRTWSATLGTIAQVLKQAKVLPSPEGHRPVIAVVGERSAAAQRDQLSWFESKPLFGWKVLVPRTKEQAASLSDQLRSYGAVPHEVPTIAVEPPRTPQQMERAVKGLVTGRYEWIAFTSVNAVKAVREKFEEYGLDARAFAGIKVAAVGEQTAAALVDFGVKPDLVPSGEQSAAGLLEDWPPYDPVFDPIDRVFLPRADIATETLVAGLIELGWEVDDVTAYRTVRASPPPADTREAIKGGGFDAVLFTSSSTVRNLVGIAGKPHNVTVIACIGPATAKTAEEHGLRVDVLSPEPSVHKLAEALADFGGQRRAAAVEAGEHVTRPSERRPGGRRRRTT